ACGCTCAGGGCGAGCGCCGATGCGACCGGCAGGCCGAAGAACACACCCAGCACGATGAGCGAGGGGCCGGCGAAGATCCAGCCGGCGAGGGACGAACGTTTCATTGCGGGCTCCCGGCCGCGACTGCACTGGCCGAGCCCGGGGGGGCGTCGCTGCGCTGCAGGCGTTGTTGTTCATGCATCCAGCGGCGCTTGGCCAGCACCTTGTCCACGCGCTGGTCCAGCTCATCCACGGCCTTGTCCTGCGCCAGGCCACCACGCACCACCTTTTCGGTGACGATGCGCATTTCCTGCACGATGCGCTCCCATTCGAGCACCTTCGGCGTCGGCTTGACGCGCTCGAGCTGGTCGCGGAACGCGGCCGCCAGCGGATCGTTGGCCAGCGACGGAGCGTTCCAGGTGCTGCGGCGCGGCGGCAGGTCACCAATGATGGAATGGAAGCGCGCCTGGATTTCAGGGCGCGACAGGAATTCGATCAGCTTCCACGACGCTTCCTTCTGCTGCGACTTGCGGAAGATCACCAGGCTGGTGCCACCGGCAATGCCCGCGCCCGGGCCGTCCGGGCCCGGCAGGGCGGCGGTGCCCCACTTCCCTTCCAGTTCCTTGGGCTGCAGCTTCTTGAACTCGCGGATGTTCCAGGGGCCGGAGATGTAGAACACGTTGAAGCCGCGGAAGAATTCATCCCAGACGTTGGAGATCTGCGTCTCGGACATCTTCGGCGCCCAGCCCTGCTCGAACATGTTGGCGTAGAAGGCCAGGGTGCGGCGGAACCCCGGGCTGGCAAAGTTGCCGCGGGTGTCATCGTCGCGCAGCAGCGCATCGGGCTGCTGCAGGGCCAGCGACAACTGCTGCTCGAACTCATTGATCGGCATCAGCACCGCGTAGCGGTTCGGGCCCTGCATCTTCTTGATCGCGGCCATCTGCGCGTCCCACTCCGCCCAGGTGCGCGGCGGGTGGGAGAAGCCGGCCTGCGCCAGAAGGTCCTTGCGGTAATAGATCAGGCGCGTGTCGACGTACCACGGCACGCCCACCAGCTCGCCGTGGATGACGTTGGTATCCCAGATGCCCTGGAAGTAATCCTGCGGATCGACCACGGTCGACTGCTGCACGAACGGCTGCAGCGGGGTCAGCGCGTTGAGCTCGGCGAACTCGGGCACCCAGGTGTTGCCGAGCTGGCAGACATCGGGCAGCCCATCAGCGGCGAAGGCGGTCAGCAGCTTTTCGTGCGCGGCCGTCCACGGGATGTTCTGCACATCCACCTTGATACCGGGGTTTTCGGCCTCGAACTCGTGGATGAGTTCACTGACCACTTCGGCCTCGCGGCCCATGGCCCAGAAGCGGACCGTGGTGGTG
Above is a genomic segment from Stenotrophomonas sp. ESTM1D_MKCIP4_1 containing:
- a CDS encoding sugar ABC transporter substrate-binding protein, giving the protein MHDWIDRLRRWALPAMAALAMAGCARTEQGTTTVRFWAMGREAEVVSELIHEFEAENPGIKVDVQNIPWTAAHEKLLTAFAADGLPDVCQLGNTWVPEFAELNALTPLQPFVQQSTVVDPQDYFQGIWDTNVIHGELVGVPWYVDTRLIYYRKDLLAQAGFSHPPRTWAEWDAQMAAIKKMQGPNRYAVLMPINEFEQQLSLALQQPDALLRDDDTRGNFASPGFRRTLAFYANMFEQGWAPKMSETQISNVWDEFFRGFNVFYISGPWNIREFKKLQPKELEGKWGTAALPGPDGPGAGIAGGTSLVIFRKSQQKEASWKLIEFLSRPEIQARFHSIIGDLPPRRSTWNAPSLANDPLAAAFRDQLERVKPTPKVLEWERIVQEMRIVTEKVVRGGLAQDKAVDELDQRVDKVLAKRRWMHEQQRLQRSDAPPGSASAVAAGSPQ